The following proteins are co-located in the Styela clava chromosome 15, kaStyClav1.hap1.2, whole genome shotgun sequence genome:
- the LOC120334209 gene encoding MAM domain-containing glycosylphosphatidylinositol anchor protein 2-like, with protein sequence MRIQLVLVVILVTKLASSATSKKPKGVVGRCGLDDEGKAGLIASPNFPHANYPPDSVCNYTVTVAENSVIKFEFLYMDMEDGPTQKLSGCYADYVVITEDDNEESTMVGNQRFCGYDTPFNPVLTKGNKAYIWFRSDDTIEKEGFVIRWKAVQAPRETFACDFESRNGYCSGWRQLEPRSTIRWKVNRGQTRSSRRHWVTGPWYDHTKNNIGGSYVFAEATGMRQGDVTTLISPYFSMMKTERYCLSFWYHMYGSGIGTFAIYEVQTDGAQDPRFPLRGINIFLEAGEKGKSWQEGKLTLNRRAVPMRFIFEATRGNSYKGDIAIDDITITEDECQEPK encoded by the exons ATGAGAATTCAGTTAGTATTGGTCGTGATTTTGGTGACAAAGTTGGCAAGCTCGGCTACTTCTAAGAAAC CGAAAGGCGTTGTGGGACGATGTGGATTGGACGACGAGGGAAAGGCGGGGCTTATCGCTTCACCGAATTTCCCCCATGCTAATTATCCGCCAGATTCCGTCTGCAATTACACAGTGACCGTGGCAGAGAATTCTGTGATCAAA TTCGAGTTCTTATACATGGACATGGAAGACGGGCCCACGCAGAAGCTAAGCGGTTGCTATGCGGACTATGTCGTCATAACTGAAGATGACAATGAAGAATCAACAATGGTCGGTAACCAGAG atTCTGTGGTTACGACACTCCGTTCAATCCAGTGTTAACCAAAGGCAACAAAGCTTACATTTGGTTTCGATCTGACGATACTATAGAAAAGGAAGGATTCGTCATCAGATGGAAAGCTGTTCAAGCGCCAA GGGAAACATTCGCCTGCGATTTCGAATCTAGGAATGGTTACTGCAGCGGATGGCGACAATTAGAACCGAGAAGCACGATTCGTTGGAAGGTGAACCGAGGTCAAACAAGGTCAAGCAGACGTCACTGGGTCACTGGACCGTGGTACGACCACACCAAGAATAACATAG GTGGATCCTACGTCTTCGCCGAAGCGACTGGTATGAGGCAAGGCGACGTAACCACTCTGATATCTCCTTACTTTTCAATGATGAAAACGGAAAGATACTGCTTGTCATTCTG GTATCACATGTACGGTTCCGGCATCGGGACTTTTGCTATTTATGAGGTGCAAACGGATGGAGCTCAGGACCCTCGATTCCCGCTTCGTGGGATAAACATTTTCCTTGAAGCTGGGGAGAAAGGCAAAAGTTGGCAGGAAGGAAAACTTACATTAAACAGAAGGGCTGTGCCGATGAGG TTTATCTTCGAAGCGACAAGAGGAAATTCATACAAGGGCGATATCGCCATTGATGACATCACAATCACAGAAGACGAATGCCAAGAACCGAAATAA
- the LOC120334293 gene encoding uncharacterized protein LOC120334293 isoform X2: protein MYLFGKTRKKTTLRKKRVINLTAMYRVGKTRKKTTLTFVLLRLFQGIFFILVLLEVWKQYETYSEIRELVSGKITIKKHKFGPQNDYTKCNELERKAEYSQCKCSDLSSGVSALKCSEEHGQKQTFQPGCPQECVDGNNDDKKKSAGASTNSNPQQTAQITSGGNSASEGISSQGSYGTGDGDGDPEKNRRNRKIVSGCANDNGISVRENQDENNGNHDENRENSYENEGNTILEHNRGGHSSIATAGNSGRTDRNERNVESEQNDIAEINQRRTSITHPTQQEQIQQAFSPSHGTNRGDRTKPNRRGQEHLDISTQGTSGNENHRRTIPHKRRLPEPAFTDTGQGEHQPIVRKRPRLGPEQCPNNQHDFVPRMPRSSVVDRRLGDEDPTNNVRNRPRLDLEQCPNNLRSSRVDQRHVDEDPTINVRNRPRLGPERCPNNRRDIALRLLYSNGRRLDDEDPTNNIAYEPQRPDRTFYHPPEILREGRDIAASPVTIQQHPLQSSRIESYGIFQDFPLNEEQQAASRRRPEVRDLDDYDGNLIAYDQPRQDRTLSHPASPREGMPWICGQCGIPEHPDAPQFCPVCGVFLCEEHIRQQHRCIYDRVFDDPPINDEQQAMEGGEENAEIEGQEEDQD, encoded by the exons ATGTATCTTTTTGgaaaaacaaggaaaaaaacGACACTAAGGAAAAAAAGAGTTATTAATTTAACAGCTATGTATCGTGTTGgaaaaacaaggaaaaaaacGACACTAACTTTTGTTCTTCTGAGATTGTTTCAAGGGATTTTCTTTATTCTGGTCTTACTTGAGGTCTGGAAGCAATATGAAACATATTCTGAGATCCGTGAGCTTGTGTCTGGAAAAATTACCATCAAGAAACATAAATTTGGTCCTCAAAACGATTACACTAAATGTAATGAGCTGGAGAGGAAAGCTGAGTATTCCCAATGTAAATGCAGTGATTTATCTTCGGGTGTGAGTGCTTTAAAATGCTCTGAAGAACATGGGCAAAAACAAACGTTTCAACCAGGCTGCCCTCAGGAATGTGTTGATGGAAACAATGACGATAAGAAAAAGAGTGCGGGTGCGTCGACAAATTCCAATCCTCAGCAGACCGCTCAAATTACGTCAGGCGGGAATTCCGCAAGTGAGGGAATTTCGAGTCAAGGTTCTTATGGAACGGGAGACGGGGATGGTGACCCTGAAAAAAATCGGCGAAATCGGAAAATCGTTTCGGGATGCGCAAATGATAATGGAATTTCAGTCAGGGAAAACCAGGATGAAAACAACGGGAACCACGATGAAAATAGAGAAAACTCATATGAAAATGAAGGGAACACAATTTTGGAACACAATCGCGGAGGACACTCTTCTATAGCAACAGCAGGAAATAGCGGACGGACGGACAGAAATGAAAGAAATGTGGAGAGTGAACAAAACGATATCGCTGAAATTAATCAAAGGCGAACTTCAATAACACACCCCACCCAACAAGAGCAAATTCAGCAAGCGTTTTCGCCTTCACATGGTACGAACAGAGGTGATCGAACGAAACCCAATCGCAGGGGACAAGAACACTTAGACATA AGCACTCAAGGCACGTCTGGAAATGAAAACCATAGAAG AACAATTCCACATAAACGAAGACTTCCAGAACCAGCATTTACTGATACGGGACAAGGAGAACACCAGCCTATT GTCAGAAAACGTCCACGTCTCGGCCCAGAACAATGTCCGAATAACCAACATGACTTTGTTCCACGTATGCCTCGTTCCAGCGTCGTTGATCGAAGGCTTGGTGATGAAGATCCTACGAATAAT gTGAGAAATCGTCCACGTCTCGACCTCGAACAATGTCCAAATAACCTTCGTTCCAGTCGTGTTGATCAAAGACATGTTGATGAAGATCCTACGATTAAT gTCAGAAATCGTCCACGTCTTGGCCCAGAACGATGTCCGAATAATCGCCGTGATATTGCTCTACGCTTGCTTTATTCCAACGGTCGAAGGCTTGATGATGAAGATCCTACAAATAAT ATTGCCTACGAGCCACAACGACCCGATCGTACTTTCTACCATCCTCCAGAGATTCTCAGAGAAGGGAG GGACATTGCTGCAAGCCCCGTGACGATTCAGCAGCATCCACTTCAAAGTTCTAGGATAGAAAGTTATGG aatttttcaaGACTTTCCGCTGAATGAAGAACAACAAGCCGCTTCGCGGCGTCGCCCGGAAGTTCGTGATTTGGATGACTATGATGGAAATCTG ATTGCCTACGATCAACCAAGGCAGGATCGTACACTCAGTCATCCCGCAAGTCCCAGAGAAGGAATGCCCTG GATCTGCGGACAGTGCGGAATTCCGGAACATCCCGATGCCCCTCAGTTCTGTCCTGTATGCGGAGTTTTTCTGTGCGAAGAACATATCAGACAACAACATCGATGCATATATGAT CGGGTTTTCGATGATCCCCCAATAAATGATGAACAGCAAGCAATGGAAGGTGGAGAAGAAAATGCAGAAATTGAGGGACAGGAGGAAGATCAAGACTaa
- the LOC120334293 gene encoding uncharacterized protein LOC120334293 isoform X1, translated as MYLFGKTRKKTTLRKKRVINLTAMYRVGKTRKKTTLTFVLLRLFQGIFFILVLLEVWKQYETYSEIRELVSGKITIKKHKFGPQNDYTKCNELERKAEYSQCKCSDLSSGVSALKCSEEHGQKQTFQPGCPQECVDGNNDDKKKSAGASTNSNPQQTAQITSGGNSASEGISSQGSYGTGDGDGDPEKNRRNRKIVSGCANDNGISVRENQDENNGNHDENRENSYENEGNTILEHNRGGHSSIATAGNSGRTDRNERNVESEQNDIAEINQRRTSITHPTQQEQIQQAFSPSHGTNRGDRTKPNRRGQEHLDISIGPGHGINHDNQQMDIPVRPERNGVVSPPSGKQFIERRVYDPALSPGEGSSTQGTSGNENHRRTIPHKRRLPEPAFTDTGQGEHQPIVRKRPRLGPEQCPNNQHDFVPRMPRSSVVDRRLGDEDPTNNVRNRPRLDLEQCPNNLRSSRVDQRHVDEDPTINVRNRPRLGPERCPNNRRDIALRLLYSNGRRLDDEDPTNNIAYEPQRPDRTFYHPPEILREGRDIAASPVTIQQHPLQSSRIESYGIFQDFPLNEEQQAASRRRPEVRDLDDYDGNLIAYDQPRQDRTLSHPASPREGMPWICGQCGIPEHPDAPQFCPVCGVFLCEEHIRQQHRCIYDRVFDDPPINDEQQAMEGGEENAEIEGQEEDQD; from the exons ATGTATCTTTTTGgaaaaacaaggaaaaaaacGACACTAAGGAAAAAAAGAGTTATTAATTTAACAGCTATGTATCGTGTTGgaaaaacaaggaaaaaaacGACACTAACTTTTGTTCTTCTGAGATTGTTTCAAGGGATTTTCTTTATTCTGGTCTTACTTGAGGTCTGGAAGCAATATGAAACATATTCTGAGATCCGTGAGCTTGTGTCTGGAAAAATTACCATCAAGAAACATAAATTTGGTCCTCAAAACGATTACACTAAATGTAATGAGCTGGAGAGGAAAGCTGAGTATTCCCAATGTAAATGCAGTGATTTATCTTCGGGTGTGAGTGCTTTAAAATGCTCTGAAGAACATGGGCAAAAACAAACGTTTCAACCAGGCTGCCCTCAGGAATGTGTTGATGGAAACAATGACGATAAGAAAAAGAGTGCGGGTGCGTCGACAAATTCCAATCCTCAGCAGACCGCTCAAATTACGTCAGGCGGGAATTCCGCAAGTGAGGGAATTTCGAGTCAAGGTTCTTATGGAACGGGAGACGGGGATGGTGACCCTGAAAAAAATCGGCGAAATCGGAAAATCGTTTCGGGATGCGCAAATGATAATGGAATTTCAGTCAGGGAAAACCAGGATGAAAACAACGGGAACCACGATGAAAATAGAGAAAACTCATATGAAAATGAAGGGAACACAATTTTGGAACACAATCGCGGAGGACACTCTTCTATAGCAACAGCAGGAAATAGCGGACGGACGGACAGAAATGAAAGAAATGTGGAGAGTGAACAAAACGATATCGCTGAAATTAATCAAAGGCGAACTTCAATAACACACCCCACCCAACAAGAGCAAATTCAGCAAGCGTTTTCGCCTTCACATGGTACGAACAGAGGTGATCGAACGAAACCCAATCGCAGGGGACAAGAACACTTAGACATAAGCATAGGGCCTGGTCACGGAATTAATCACGATAACCAACAGATGGATATACCAGTCAGACCAGAAAGAAATGGGGTGGTTTCGCCTCCTAGTGGAAAACAATTTATCGAGCGTCGTGTTTATGATCCAGCTTTATCACCCGGCGAGGGAAGCAGCACTCAAGGCACGTCTGGAAATGAAAACCATAGAAG AACAATTCCACATAAACGAAGACTTCCAGAACCAGCATTTACTGATACGGGACAAGGAGAACACCAGCCTATT GTCAGAAAACGTCCACGTCTCGGCCCAGAACAATGTCCGAATAACCAACATGACTTTGTTCCACGTATGCCTCGTTCCAGCGTCGTTGATCGAAGGCTTGGTGATGAAGATCCTACGAATAAT gTGAGAAATCGTCCACGTCTCGACCTCGAACAATGTCCAAATAACCTTCGTTCCAGTCGTGTTGATCAAAGACATGTTGATGAAGATCCTACGATTAAT gTCAGAAATCGTCCACGTCTTGGCCCAGAACGATGTCCGAATAATCGCCGTGATATTGCTCTACGCTTGCTTTATTCCAACGGTCGAAGGCTTGATGATGAAGATCCTACAAATAAT ATTGCCTACGAGCCACAACGACCCGATCGTACTTTCTACCATCCTCCAGAGATTCTCAGAGAAGGGAG GGACATTGCTGCAAGCCCCGTGACGATTCAGCAGCATCCACTTCAAAGTTCTAGGATAGAAAGTTATGG aatttttcaaGACTTTCCGCTGAATGAAGAACAACAAGCCGCTTCGCGGCGTCGCCCGGAAGTTCGTGATTTGGATGACTATGATGGAAATCTG ATTGCCTACGATCAACCAAGGCAGGATCGTACACTCAGTCATCCCGCAAGTCCCAGAGAAGGAATGCCCTG GATCTGCGGACAGTGCGGAATTCCGGAACATCCCGATGCCCCTCAGTTCTGTCCTGTATGCGGAGTTTTTCTGTGCGAAGAACATATCAGACAACAACATCGATGCATATATGAT CGGGTTTTCGATGATCCCCCAATAAATGATGAACAGCAAGCAATGGAAGGTGGAGAAGAAAATGCAGAAATTGAGGGACAGGAGGAAGATCAAGACTaa